In Eriocheir sinensis breed Jianghai 21 chromosome 12, ASM2467909v1, whole genome shotgun sequence, the following proteins share a genomic window:
- the LOC126997555 gene encoding tafazzin-like codes for MAGPEEKGQCLRFGWPFPEAIKDPPLSFKVRSTLVIPLVGTFSKIILSFCNHVNGHNLERLQDVVENRPKGTPLITVSNHYSCIDDPALWGVLKWRHLWSAETMRWSPAAHDIAFTRRIYSWFFSSGKCVPIVRGLGVYQHAMNFLVERLGEGHWVHIFPEGKVNMTLEKMRLKWGVGRLVYDSPVCPIVLPFYHIGMDHILPNRMPYIPRLGKWVTVVVGEPLDFRAEVEEMRRREEDPMTARKRITDKIQEELGHLREKAEDLHTKLLAEKGQVWRPMVQGRNERCA; via the exons ATGGCCGGCCCGGAGGAGAAGGGTCAATGTCTAAGGTTCGGTTGGCCATTTCCCGAGGCCATTAAGGACCCGCCTCTGTCCTTTAAGGTCAGGAGCACCCTCGTCATCCCTCTCGTGGGCACCTTCAGTAAAATTATATTGA GCTTTTGCAACCATGTCAACGGGCACAACCTGGAGCGCCTGCAGGACGTGGTGGAGAATAGGCCAAAGGGAACGCCACTCATCACCGTCTCCAACCACTACTCCTGCATTGACGACCCTGCGCTGTGGG GGGTGCTGAAGTGGCGCCATTTGTGGAGTGCCGAGACTATGCGCTGGTCCCCCGCTGCCCATGACATCGCCTTCACCCGCCGCATCTACAGCTGGTTCTTCAGTAGTGGGAAGTGCGTCCCCATCGTCAGAGGGCTCGGGGTGTACCAG CATGCGATGAACTTCCTGGTGGAGAGGCTTGGGGAGGGGCACTGGGTCCACATCTTCCCCGAGGGCAAGGTGAACATGACGCTGGAGAAGATGCGGCTGAAATGGGGCGTCGGGCGTCTGGTCTACGACTCCCCGGTCTGCCCCATCGTTCTACCGTTCTACCACATCGGAATGGACCACATCCTCCCGAACCGCATGCCCTACATCCCACGTCTTGGCAAgtgggtgactgtggtggtgggtgAGCCGCTGGACTTCCgagcggaggtggaggagatgcgGAGGCGAGAAGAGGATCCGATGACTGCTCGTAAACGCATCACCGACAAGATTCAGGAGGAGCTTGGCCATCTGAGGGAGAAGGCCGAGGATCTCCACACTAAGCTGCTGGCCGAGAAGGGTCAGGTGTGGCGGCCCATGGTGCAAGGCCGGAACGAGAGGTGTGCATGA